The genomic DNA TTGCAAATTAACTGCAAAGACGAGAATCAAGATCGTTCCGAGCCAAAAATTTGGAATAGAAATTCCGGCTAAAGCGAAAACTGTACTCGTCACATCTAACCAAGAATTTTGTTTTAGAGCGGAAATAATACCAGCCATAACCCCAATCACGACTGCTACAATCATACTGGCTATCGCCAAGTTAAGAGTGTTCGGGAACCTTATAGCAATGGCCTCAGCAACAGACTGTTTTGTTTGGTAGGAGTAGCCCAAATCCCCTTGCAAGGTCCCCTTCAAGTAGTTCCAATACTGAACCAAAAAGGGATCATTAAGACCTAAATTTTCTCTAATAGCAGCAATGTCTGATTCTGTTGCAGTTGGTCCACCAATAATTGCTGCTGGATCACCTGGAGCAATATGCATGCTAGCAAATACGAGAAAAGAAATCCCAATGAGCAAAAGAATAAGCTGGATAAACCGCCGTACAATCAGGGCAATCATGACAAAATAAACAACCTCCTTTAAATTAAAATAATCACCATTCAAGACTTCGTTTGTTAACCAAATGTTAAAAATACCTTAACAAACGGAACTAAAAATTTGTTATTACCGATTATATCGGATGACAAAAGAAAAATCTATAAATTTTTCAAAAATTTTATATATTATTAATAATCAATAATATCACTTTCATAATTAGTAAGACGTTGCTTCATCCCACTACCACTGTAAAGGGGTTGGCATGTTTATTTGATTTAGAAGACAAATCCCTTTCTATTCATCTACAATCAAAAATGATTATTTTTACAAAGCTTAAAAAGCACAAAAAAAAAGAGCTTATCAATATGGTTAAGCTCTTCTCCTATAGTTTAAGGCCATTTCTACTTTTAAATCGCCTTAATAAAATATGACTTTCTACTCTTGTAATTCCTTCTAAGGAGTAAAGTTCATTATTTACAAATTTCTCTAATGCAGCAAAATCTTCTACTAGTACGTGCATATGTAACGTACTTGGTCCTGTCATTTGATAACAGCTTGCAACACTCGGATTATCAGCTAACGTTTGAGCTACCTTTACTAAATAAGCGGGTTCACAATCAACTTCAAAGAAGGCAGATACTTTTTTTCCAAACTTTTCAGAGTTGATAACAACACTAAAACGTTCAATTACACCACTCTCGATTAGTTGATTCACACGCTCACGCACCGATACACGAGATAGATTTAAGCGCTTTCCAATTTCCGCATAAGAAAGACGGCCATTTTCTGTTAACAATTGCAATATTTTACGATCAATTTCATCAATTTTCATTTCTACTCCTCCATTTTGCCCGTCTCCTAATTTCACAAGTAAATTCATTATACCTATATTCAAGATAGGTGAAAAGTCCGGATCAGAATTTTACAAAAATTCTTTAAAAAATATATATTATTCCTATTATCTTTTAAATACTGCGCATTAAGTATCAGACGTTATATTTTTTTAGATTCTACTCCAATATATTTAATCAAAAGTGATTATTAGCAGATAAAGTTATTTTAAAACCTAAGTATCTTCAAAAAACGAGCCCGATTATAGAATTTACAATTAGCTTATCTTAACTAGTAATATGAAATAATTTCTTTTATTTCAAAATTTTAATATAGATGTGTTACCATTGATATTGAATTAACATTATTTTCAGGGGAGGTTACTGATGAAATTAAAAATCGATTGATCATAGGGTTTATCGGTTGTTTACTTCTTTTTGTCTTTGGAATTACCCGTATGTTAAATGATTCATTAAGCAATGGTTCTCTTATTTTTGCCCTTATATCTGTAATCGGTTCACCTATTGCAGCAATCGCTATAGCAATAAACTACAAGAGACTTAGTAACTGAATAAACGATCCTCATCAGCATTACCCAAAAATGTAAAAAAGGACATAATCCATATTACAGGTTTGCGCCTGTTTGTTAAATTTTAAAGTTATTCAAACTAGGATAACGATATGATTCACTTACGGTTGACACGAAAAATCAGTTTCTATTTCTAAACCTTTTTCAGCTTTAGCATTTTTATATCTTCATTACATTTTCTTTAATAACTAATTCCGACTTTTGTTTTTTAATTATGATTACAAATAAACTCGCCAATAAGCAAAAGATTCCCGCTAAAAAGAATGCCCATGTGTAAGAATTAAATATCTTATAGATAAGACCTCCACCGTATGCGGCGACTGCTGCACCTGCTTGGTGAGACGCAAAAATCCACCCGTAAATAATCCCACTTTTCTCTATTCCAAAGACTTGTCTTGAAATACTGATCGTTGGGGGCACAGTCGCAATCCAATCTAAACCGTAAAAGACAGAGAAGATCACTAGTAGGATGATAGAGCCTTCTTTTAGCGCATAAGTGAGTAATACTAGAGAAGCTCCTCTTAGACCGTAATACCAAAACAACAACCACCGGTTATCGAGTCGGTCTGATAACCATCCAGATATAGTTGTTCCAATTAAATCAAAGATTCCCATAAATGAAAGCAAAGAAGCTGCTGTTACAACAGGTATTCCGTAGCTAATACAGTAAGAAACAAAATGCGTCCCAATTAAACCACTCGTTGAAAGCCCACAAATAAAAAAACTACCCGCTAACAGCCAAAATTCCTTCACTTTTACAGCCTCAAATAAAGACTGGAACGCGATAACAATCGGATTTTTCTTTTGAACTACAGTAGTCTCTTTTGGTTCTTCCTCAAGGCCATATGGAAAAATACCAACTTCCCTCGGACTATTTTTCATAAATAATAGAATGATAACCAGCATGATAATACTAAGTAACAGAATTAAGCCAATCGCCCAGCGCCATGAATAATTTTCAATAACAATGGCTAAGACCGGTAGTAAGATTAACTGACCAGTCGCCGTACTGGCTGTCAATATTCCGACTGCAAGCCCTCTTCTTTTCTCAAACCAACGATTCGCTACATAGGGACTTAATACCGTTAAAAATAGTCCTGAACCTAGTCCGATAATAATGCCCCAAATGAGAATGAGATGCCACGATTGCTGCATGAAAAAGGTAAGTACAATTCCTGTCAATAAAGTGACCATAGCAGCCATCATCATTTTCTTTAATCCAAACGCTTCAATTAATGCCGCCATAAACGGACCTGATATTCCATATAGAAACAAACTTATGGCAAAGGCCAAAGAAATAACAGAACGATCCCAGCCAAACTCATTTTCAAACGGTACGATAAATACCCCAGAGGATGACCTAACAATTCCAGCTACAATAATAGAAAAAAATGTAATGATTAAAATAATCCAACTATAATGAATACGATTCATACGCTCACTCACTATCTTCAAAATTTAACAAAATTATTATAATAAAATAATCAGACAAAGAAAATTTTGCTAACTCTTTGTTTTTAATTTAAATTATCCCAAGTAATCATCTAAACTTAGCTAGAGTGTGTTCTTTATCTACTTTTCTTTTAGCTTGATATCTCCCTACACTTCAAACAATTAAGGTAAATGAATATCTTTTTCCATCTTTTTACCATTAGCTTTAGCATTAAGAAAAATCATATGACCTATAAACGCAAAAATGATGATAAATAATATCAAAATAGATACGAGTTTATTTACTTCAAATGAAGTCATTACTTGAATTCCGATATATAATCCTACTCCCCAAATGATGATTCCTGAAACCTTATTTAACCGTCTTAACCATGTTCCCTGTGTATCAATTCTCCCAATTACATAACCAGCAACAGCTAACCCTAAAAACCATAACCAGGATACAAAAATACAGGCTAAGCTGAAAGCTAACTTTTGCGGTCCCTCATAATTTAATGAACTTGTACCAATAACACCAATCGTATCTAAAATAGCGTGAGGATTTAGTAAAGAAACAGACATAGCAAACAGTATTTGTTGCTTTATTGTCATTTGGCGGTGATTATTATCTGTTGATGAAGGATCACTGTTCCAAATGCTCCAACCCATATAAAGTAAAAATAAGAAACCGATTATAAAAATTCCTAGTTTTAGCCAAGCAAATGTAAGAACAACCACAGAAACTCCTAAAACAGCTAAAGAAATAAGTAACGTGTCACATAATGATGCAACTAATACGACGGGTACAGTCCTGATAAAAGGCTTTAGTGTTGCCCCCTGGTTAAATACAAAAACATTTTGGGCACCTAATGGTAAAATAAGCCCAAAAGCTAATAGTACTCCATGTACAATAGGCTCCAGCATATAATCACCTTTTAAATGTTTTTTTATAAAGTTGAATTTGAAGATATTATAGATTAGGAACTGGGGAACTTTCTACAGATTTATTACCTACTAAACAAAATGTTTTTGGCGATAATTTCTCTCTTTAAATAGTCTTCTATTATGGTTTTCTTTCAGTTACCATTAATGCATCATCATATCTGTACGTACTGAATGAACCTCTCCTATCTACACTTCGCTTAGAGGTGGGAGACTTTTCGGTAAACATGTTAAAACAATTAATTCTGAATATAAAGGATTTCAAACCATATTATAGGAAATAACAGTAAACAATTCCCAAAGGAGGATGTTTTAATGAGCGAATCTTTAATCAATGGAATCCACTACTTTAGAATTCCTGTTATTGATTTAGGTGAATCCGTAAAGTGGTATACGGAATGCTTAGGTTTCAAATTAAGACATAATAGAGGCGACTTAGCTGTTTTGGAGTTAAAGAC from Bacillus sp. (in: firmicutes) includes the following:
- a CDS encoding ABC transporter permease, which produces MIALIVRRFIQLILLLIGISFLVFASMHIAPGDPAAIIGGPTATESDIAAIRENLGLNDPFLVQYWNYLKGTLQGDLGYSYQTKQSVAEAIAIRFPNTLNLAIASMIVAVVIGVMAGIISALKQNSWLDVTSTVFALAGISIPNFWLGTILILVFAVNLQVLPVGGLDAPFWTLEGMKQLILPAITLGTGSAAMIARMSRSSMLEVIRADYIRTARAKGLKEKSIIGIHALKNAMIPIITVIGLNFGFLLGGTIITEQVFAINGIGRLMIDAIAARDFPMVQGSVLLVATLFVLVNLIVDIIYVFIDPRISYD
- a CDS encoding Lrp/AsnC family transcriptional regulator, which encodes MKIDEIDRKILQLLTENGRLSYAEIGKRLNLSRVSVRERVNQLIESGVIERFSVVINSEKFGKKVSAFFEVDCEPAYLVKVAQTLADNPSVASCYQMTGPSTLHMHVLVEDFAALEKFVNNELYSLEGITRVESHILLRRFKSRNGLKL
- a CDS encoding MFS transporter, translating into MNRIHYSWIILIITFFSIIVAGIVRSSSGVFIVPFENEFGWDRSVISLAFAISLFLYGISGPFMAALIEAFGLKKMMMAAMVTLLTGIVLTFFMQQSWHLILIWGIIIGLGSGLFLTVLSPYVANRWFEKRRGLAVGILTASTATGQLILLPVLAIVIENYSWRWAIGLILLLSIIMLVIILLFMKNSPREVGIFPYGLEEEPKETTVVQKKNPIVIAFQSLFEAVKVKEFWLLAGSFFICGLSTSGLIGTHFVSYCISYGIPVVTAASLLSFMGIFDLIGTTISGWLSDRLDNRWLLFWYYGLRGASLVLLTYALKEGSIILLVIFSVFYGLDWIATVPPTISISRQVFGIEKSGIIYGWIFASHQAGAAVAAYGGGLIYKIFNSYTWAFFLAGIFCLLASLFVIIIKKQKSELVIKENVMKI
- a CDS encoding amino acid transporter, coding for MLEPIVHGVLLAFGLILPLGAQNVFVFNQGATLKPFIRTVPVVLVASLCDTLLISLAVLGVSVVVLTFAWLKLGIFIIGFLFLLYMGWSIWNSDPSSTDNNHRQMTIKQQILFAMSVSLLNPHAILDTIGVIGTSSLNYEGPQKLAFSLACIFVSWLWFLGLAVAGYVIGRIDTQGTWLRRLNKVSGIIIWGVGLYIGIQVMTSFEVNKLVSILILFIIIFAFIGHMIFLNAKANGKKMEKDIHLP